A genome region from Geobacter pickeringii includes the following:
- the aroE gene encoding shikimate dehydrogenase, whose product MTISGKTRILGIIGWPVEHSLSPLMQNAALEEMGLDYVYVPFPVREEGLGAAIGGMRALGVAGFNVTIPHKTAVIPCLDRLAPEAALIGAVNTVKREGDDLVGYNTDGVGFLNSLRDDLGFDPAGARILLLGAGGAGRAALASLCRAGAAQVLIANRNAERGEGLAEEFRSFFSGTQIAAFGLGSPSVTDEIQKVDLLVNTTSVGMGDTVFEGLDLSLLKPDASVYDMVYAPWETPLLKEARRQGVRCANGIGMLVAQGECSLEIWTGKVPPSGVMKSRIWAALGR is encoded by the coding sequence ATGACCATTTCCGGAAAAACCAGGATCCTCGGCATCATCGGCTGGCCCGTGGAGCACTCCCTTTCCCCGCTCATGCAGAATGCGGCGCTGGAAGAGATGGGGCTCGATTATGTCTATGTGCCGTTCCCCGTTCGGGAGGAGGGACTCGGCGCCGCCATTGGGGGAATGAGGGCGCTGGGGGTTGCGGGATTTAACGTCACCATCCCCCACAAGACGGCGGTGATCCCCTGCCTCGACCGTCTTGCGCCCGAAGCGGCCTTGATCGGGGCCGTCAATACGGTGAAACGGGAAGGGGATGACCTCGTCGGTTACAATACCGACGGAGTCGGTTTTTTGAACTCGCTCCGGGATGACCTGGGATTCGATCCTGCCGGCGCGCGAATCCTTCTTCTGGGAGCGGGGGGGGCGGGGCGCGCGGCGCTTGCGTCGCTCTGCCGGGCAGGGGCTGCGCAGGTTCTCATTGCCAACCGGAACGCTGAACGGGGGGAGGGGCTCGCGGAGGAGTTTCGCAGTTTTTTCAGCGGCACGCAAATTGCTGCGTTCGGCCTTGGTTCTCCGTCTGTTACCGATGAGATCCAAAAAGTTGACCTTCTCGTCAATACTACGTCCGTCGGGATGGGGGATACGGTCTTCGAAGGCCTCGATCTCTCCCTCCTGAAGCCCGATGCGTCGGTATACGACATGGTCTACGCCCCCTGGGAGACCCCTCTGCTCAAGGAGGCACGCCGCCAAGGGGTGCGGTGTGCAAATGGTATCGGGATGCTGGTGGCTCAGGGGGAGTGTTCCCTTGAGATCTGGACGGGGAAGGTGCCGCCATCCGGCGTCATGAAGAGTCGTATTTGGGCTGCCTTGGGGCGCTAA
- a CDS encoding glycosyltransferase family 117 protein, which yields MLSSFFRRVDPFAVLAVILPLLIYLLTLAPSVTFFDSGEFLTAIHSLGIAHSPGYPLFINYAKPFTWLPFGNIALRANMATAVSASAACFGVYFITRYLLSHEAETSGKPRSSYLLGGCSLAAALTFAFSARLWLQSNHDKPYPLVSFMAAVVFYLLLRWRERFDRGEECPHYVYLGAFICGLATGAHQTIVLLLPAYGWLILSKQWRLIGRVKEIIIAIAFGIFGFAIQLHLPLRAIRSPLLNWGDPKTLDQFLWDLLRKGYPSEPPVRDLPLLWQQLAAFNIPREFTWAGLVLFLIGAFVSLKSRRDEVLAYLFGVVCSLLVIVGYFNAPTDMIFLTEEFFTPLYLLTAVFVGLGLHWLLSKGMAGIVREKLASLPVKILVAVFLLVLPSAICALNYYENDQSENYVAFDYASNTFRSLQQGSVLFTWGDSGAFPLWYLQGAERMREDLDLLHTPHLVFGWYLDAFPHLFGRSLLRSVPADSLAADAALKLAIAEQIDRRPVFVDFSTRYSMPFTEYGLKQRGICYQLVKGGASSLIPPDNGVWGMYSVRGYTSQMGFRDLDTGKAILIYASSRIEGGETLLRLGRGEEGVAELREAATISPELAPQVSQLLATYGIR from the coding sequence ATGCTTTCATCCTTCTTTCGGCGTGTCGATCCCTTCGCAGTACTGGCGGTCATCTTGCCTCTGCTGATCTACCTCCTAACCCTCGCCCCATCGGTCACCTTCTTCGACAGCGGCGAGTTTCTGACCGCCATCCATTCCCTCGGCATAGCCCATTCACCGGGATATCCTCTTTTCATCAATTACGCCAAGCCCTTTACCTGGCTCCCCTTCGGTAACATCGCCTTACGCGCCAATATGGCGACTGCCGTTTCCGCCTCCGCTGCCTGCTTCGGCGTCTACTTCATTACCCGCTACCTTCTGAGCCATGAAGCGGAGACCTCTGGCAAGCCACGCTCCTCATACCTCCTCGGGGGATGCTCCCTTGCTGCGGCACTCACCTTTGCCTTTTCGGCCCGTCTCTGGCTCCAATCGAACCACGACAAACCCTATCCGCTCGTCTCGTTCATGGCGGCGGTTGTCTTTTATCTGCTGCTCCGCTGGCGCGAGCGTTTTGACCGGGGGGAGGAGTGTCCGCACTATGTCTATCTGGGAGCCTTCATCTGCGGGCTCGCCACCGGCGCGCACCAGACCATCGTTCTTCTTCTTCCTGCCTACGGCTGGCTGATCCTCTCAAAGCAGTGGCGCCTCATCGGAAGGGTTAAAGAGATCATCATCGCGATTGCCTTTGGCATCTTCGGATTCGCAATTCAGCTTCACCTCCCGCTCAGGGCGATCCGCTCCCCCCTTCTCAACTGGGGTGACCCGAAGACGCTGGACCAGTTCCTCTGGGACCTGCTGCGCAAGGGATACCCGAGCGAGCCCCCCGTGCGGGACCTGCCTCTTCTCTGGCAGCAGCTGGCAGCCTTCAATATCCCGCGGGAGTTCACCTGGGCCGGGCTTGTACTGTTTTTGATCGGTGCCTTCGTCTCGCTGAAGAGCCGCCGCGACGAGGTGCTGGCGTATCTTTTCGGTGTGGTCTGTTCCCTCCTCGTCATTGTCGGTTACTTCAATGCTCCAACCGACATGATATTCCTGACCGAGGAATTCTTTACCCCCCTGTACCTGTTGACCGCCGTATTCGTCGGGCTGGGGCTCCACTGGCTGCTCTCGAAGGGGATGGCGGGCATCGTGCGGGAGAAGCTGGCCTCTTTGCCGGTGAAGATTCTGGTCGCGGTGTTCCTTCTCGTTCTTCCCTCCGCCATCTGCGCTCTCAACTACTACGAGAATGACCAGAGCGAAAACTACGTGGCGTTTGATTACGCCAGCAACACCTTCCGTTCCCTCCAGCAGGGGAGCGTTCTGTTCACGTGGGGTGACAGTGGCGCGTTCCCGCTCTGGTACCTCCAGGGGGCCGAGCGGATGCGCGAGGATCTTGATCTGCTCCACACGCCCCATCTGGTGTTTGGGTGGTATCTCGACGCATTTCCCCACCTCTTCGGCCGAAGCCTTCTGCGTTCCGTTCCGGCGGATTCCCTTGCTGCCGATGCGGCGCTGAAGCTTGCCATTGCCGAACAGATCGACCGGCGTCCGGTTTTTGTCGATTTTTCAACCCGCTATTCCATGCCGTTTACGGAGTACGGCCTGAAGCAGCGGGGAATCTGCTACCAGTTGGTCAAGGGAGGGGCATCGTCCTTGATCCCGCCGGACAATGGTGTGTGGGGGATGTACAGCGTTCGGGGATACACGAGTCAGATGGGATTCCGTGATCTGGACACCGGCAAGGCGATACTGATCTATGCGAGCAGCAGGATAGAGGGGGGGGAGACGCTGTTGCGTCTCGGCCGAGGCGAAGAGGGGGTTGCCGAATTGCGGGAGGCGGCGACGATTTCCCCCGAGCTGGCCCCGCAGGTGAGTCAGCTGCTTGCCACATACGGGATTCGTTGA
- a CDS encoding class I SAM-dependent methyltransferase — MTETHTLANLLTWYPTPSYLVKRRAILDVLARISARSVLEVGCGAGDLLRELGKRGYTGRGIDLSAEAVATARLKVNPSCFFVEQTELGEIDEQFEVVIASEVLEHCLDDVAFLLGLRERIVEGGHLLLTVPAHMAKWGDNDELCGHVRRYERDQLWQILEQAGFKPLLIYSYGVPIYNLMKPFYDHAVAGKIREEEVIEERTAKSGGMKLLPGGEILFGLLFNDFTMFLFYLLQRCFYRTDLGNGYLAVALNSATRGS, encoded by the coding sequence GTGACAGAGACACATACCCTCGCTAATTTGCTCACGTGGTACCCGACCCCCAGTTATCTCGTCAAACGTCGGGCCATCCTCGACGTTCTGGCGCGTATCTCCGCGCGGAGTGTACTTGAGGTTGGATGCGGCGCAGGGGATCTTCTTCGGGAGTTGGGTAAACGCGGCTACACCGGCAGAGGAATCGATCTTTCGGCAGAAGCAGTGGCTACGGCCCGATTGAAGGTTAATCCCTCCTGTTTTTTTGTGGAACAGACGGAGCTTGGCGAGATTGACGAGCAGTTTGAGGTGGTGATCGCATCAGAGGTCTTGGAGCACTGCCTCGATGATGTAGCATTTCTCCTCGGGCTCAGGGAAAGGATCGTTGAGGGAGGGCACCTGCTATTGACTGTGCCTGCTCATATGGCCAAATGGGGTGACAACGACGAACTCTGCGGTCATGTCCGGCGTTACGAACGAGATCAGCTCTGGCAGATTCTCGAACAGGCCGGGTTTAAGCCACTCTTGATTTATTCCTACGGAGTGCCGATTTACAACCTTATGAAACCTTTTTACGATCACGCCGTGGCTGGCAAAATCCGGGAGGAAGAGGTGATTGAGGAGCGCACGGCCAAAAGCGGTGGAATGAAACTTCTTCCGGGAGGGGAAATCCTCTTTGGACTTTTGTTCAACGATTTTACAATGTTTCTGTTCTATCTCCTGCAGCGTTGTTTCTATCGGACCGATTTGGGTAACGGCTATCTAGCCGTTGCTCTGAATTCTGCAACACGAGGCAGCTGA
- a CDS encoding lysylphosphatidylglycerol synthase transmembrane domain-containing protein has product MKGTLRDARFWLGLAVSAALLVVLFRHVDGRHLLAALRRVDARYLSLAVFATFLGYFFRAVRWKYLVAPLKKAAFGNLFSATLIGYMANNLLPARLGEFVRAYSLAEREQIEGSAVFATLVLDRLLDGFTVLLLLLIALFGVRFPVGSEAAQRGLVMGGWITLAVYLVAIAVLLLLKRNTTGTLRFLELCLRPFPRRFAERVIPLVGAFIGGIRLSKHPRDLWALCWTSLVTWGIATVTVDLGLRAFGISLPLTASVFILVLLVFAVMVPASPGFIGTYHAACTFGLLAFGVEREMALSVAIVVHAVNFFPVIVAGLFCIWRGKVPLKTLRSNSST; this is encoded by the coding sequence GTGAAAGGGACGCTCAGGGACGCCCGATTCTGGCTCGGCCTTGCGGTCAGCGCCGCCTTGCTTGTCGTCCTCTTCCGGCATGTCGACGGTCGGCACCTTCTCGCGGCCCTGCGCCGCGTCGACGCGCGGTATCTGTCCCTGGCGGTGTTTGCCACCTTCCTTGGCTACTTCTTTCGCGCCGTACGCTGGAAGTATCTTGTGGCGCCATTGAAAAAGGCCGCATTCGGCAACCTCTTCTCGGCGACCCTCATCGGGTATATGGCGAACAACCTGCTCCCGGCGCGGCTCGGAGAGTTCGTCCGCGCCTACTCCCTTGCGGAGCGCGAACAGATCGAGGGGAGCGCCGTTTTTGCCACGTTGGTGCTCGATCGGCTGCTGGACGGCTTCACCGTCCTGTTGCTGCTGCTGATCGCGCTCTTCGGCGTCAGATTTCCGGTGGGAAGCGAGGCCGCCCAGCGGGGGCTCGTGATGGGGGGGTGGATTACTCTGGCCGTCTATCTGGTTGCGATTGCCGTTCTGCTCCTGCTCAAGCGGAACACGACCGGCACGCTCCGTTTCCTTGAGCTCTGTCTGAGACCCTTTCCCCGGCGATTCGCCGAACGGGTGATCCCGCTCGTCGGCGCCTTTATCGGGGGAATCAGACTGTCAAAGCATCCCCGAGATCTGTGGGCGCTCTGCTGGACATCCTTGGTGACGTGGGGGATCGCGACGGTGACGGTGGACCTGGGGCTCCGGGCCTTTGGCATTTCGTTGCCACTTACGGCGTCGGTCTTCATCCTGGTCCTTCTCGTCTTCGCGGTGATGGTTCCCGCGTCGCCCGGCTTTATTGGTACCTACCATGCCGCCTGCACCTTTGGGCTTCTCGCGTTCGGTGTTGAGCGCGAAATGGCTCTGAGTGTGGCAATTGTCGTCCATGCCGTGAATTTTTTCCCGGTGATTGTTGCCGGACTCTTCTGCATCTGGCGCGGCAAGGTTCCTCTGAAAACATTACGGAGCAACTCTTCCACGTGA
- a CDS encoding bifunctional riboflavin kinase/FAD synthetase, producing MRIFRSIDEISEQLPGAVVTIGNFDGVHLGHREIFRRVKRDAEAFGGSSVVITFVPHPVKALGLPRELRLINTYAEKELLIEASGIDYLITVPFTADFAAIGAEAFVKEILVGRIGIRKLIIGSDYAFGRRREGDVALLRRLGETLGFEVEVLEQISGEGTVYSSTAVRRMVAEGDVRGVVRLIGRHFSIGGRVIQGLHRGKDLGFPTANLATEKELIPRAGVYAVKVKIGTVFYDGACNIGNNPTFDNERESIEVFILDFDRDIYGEEIRIYFIDRVRDERRFAGIEELKRGIADDVATCRSILADVTIIEYREYLGGVSA from the coding sequence ATGCGAATTTTCAGGAGCATTGACGAGATATCGGAACAGCTTCCTGGAGCGGTGGTGACCATCGGCAACTTCGATGGCGTTCACCTCGGCCACCGGGAGATCTTCCGCCGCGTGAAGCGCGATGCCGAGGCTTTCGGAGGCTCGTCGGTGGTCATCACCTTCGTTCCCCATCCCGTCAAGGCGCTCGGGCTGCCCCGGGAGTTGCGCCTCATCAATACCTATGCCGAGAAGGAACTTCTCATCGAGGCATCGGGGATCGATTATCTGATAACGGTGCCGTTTACCGCTGATTTCGCCGCAATCGGCGCCGAGGCGTTCGTCAAGGAGATTCTCGTCGGCCGGATCGGCATCCGCAAGCTCATCATCGGCTCGGACTATGCCTTTGGCCGGCGCCGCGAGGGAGATGTGGCGCTGCTCCGCCGCCTGGGGGAGACGCTCGGGTTCGAGGTGGAGGTTCTCGAGCAGATTTCCGGCGAGGGAACCGTCTACAGCAGCACCGCGGTGCGCCGCATGGTCGCCGAGGGAGATGTGCGCGGAGTGGTCCGGCTCATCGGCCGTCACTTCTCCATTGGCGGCAGGGTGATTCAGGGCCTGCACCGCGGCAAGGATCTCGGCTTTCCCACGGCGAATCTCGCCACGGAAAAAGAGCTGATTCCCCGGGCCGGTGTGTATGCCGTCAAGGTAAAGATCGGCACCGTCTTTTACGACGGGGCGTGCAACATCGGCAACAATCCCACGTTCGACAACGAGCGTGAAAGCATCGAAGTCTTCATCCTCGATTTTGACCGTGACATCTATGGTGAGGAAATCCGGATATATTTCATCGACCGGGTCCGCGACGAGCGGCGTTTTGCCGGGATCGAGGAGCTGAAGCGGGGCATTGCCGACGATGTGGCGACGTGCCGCTCCATTCTGGCGGATGTCACCATCATCGAATACCGGGAATATCTTGGTGGGGTTTCGGCGTGA
- the tatC gene encoding twin-arginine translocase subunit TatC, whose translation MTEETQTVQPFLEHLTELRKRLIVIVIAVVIGMGLAWNLSGRILNFVTKPLTGQTYLTDIKKRAYDEIGKRYPAVYRQFELDKDVKQAPKERMLNYSAPLEPFFVQCKISIIAGFILALPIVFYQIWLFIAPGLTRKERRMVIPFVSVSTVSFCVGALFFLVIIWPVIINFSLSYEAEGLRSWFNMSAYINFCLRLILMFGLIFELPILMLLLSRFGIVTYSFLARNRRYALLASSVVAAFHADLITMFVIMAPLYLMYEISVWLVLIFGKKKAVPAAESAGGAE comes from the coding sequence ATGACTGAAGAAACCCAGACGGTCCAGCCGTTTCTCGAGCACCTCACCGAACTTCGCAAGAGGCTTATCGTAATCGTCATCGCGGTCGTCATCGGGATGGGGCTCGCCTGGAACCTTTCCGGCCGCATCCTTAATTTTGTCACGAAGCCGTTGACCGGCCAGACCTACCTGACCGATATTAAAAAACGGGCCTATGACGAGATCGGCAAGCGCTATCCCGCGGTCTACCGGCAGTTCGAGCTCGATAAGGATGTCAAGCAGGCGCCGAAAGAGCGGATGCTCAATTACAGCGCCCCCCTCGAACCGTTCTTCGTCCAGTGCAAGATTTCCATCATTGCCGGCTTCATCCTGGCGCTGCCGATCGTCTTCTACCAGATCTGGCTCTTCATCGCCCCGGGGCTCACACGCAAGGAACGCCGGATGGTGATTCCGTTCGTGTCGGTGAGCACCGTCAGTTTCTGCGTCGGCGCACTCTTCTTCCTGGTCATCATCTGGCCGGTCATCATCAACTTTTCGCTTTCCTACGAGGCCGAGGGGCTGCGCAGCTGGTTCAACATGAGCGCATACATCAACTTCTGCCTGCGGCTCATCCTGATGTTCGGCCTGATCTTCGAACTGCCGATCCTGATGCTGCTGCTGTCGCGCTTCGGGATCGTGACCTACTCCTTCCTCGCCCGGAACCGCCGCTACGCCCTGCTGGCGAGCTCCGTTGTCGCCGCCTTCCACGCCGATCTCATCACCATGTTCGTCATCATGGCTCCGCTTTACCTGATGTATGAGATCAGCGTCTGGCTGGTGCTTATCTTCGGTAAGAAGAAGGCGGTGCCGGCCGCGGAGAGCGCCGGGGGGGCAGAGTAA
- the rnr gene encoding ribonuclease R, producing the protein MKQKRETVVRFIREQGGTVAFRELMQAFGVSKAHRLNFKEFVDRLVSDGALVKLRGNQYGLADAQNLVTGRLSCHRDGYGFVTPEGGGDDVYIPARSLRGNMHGDLVEVRVELVKGGGKKEGRIVRTIERGVKKIVGRFEALKGGGVLIPDETRISHEIVIPQKWSSGARSGQVVTAEITAYPSERTKAEGKIIEVLGNPDDPEVEVRTIVAKYELPFEFPPDVLAEARAVPQEVGEGEVRKRIDLRKHLTVTIDGETARDFDDAVSVRKEQAGNIRLWVSIADVSHYVRPGSPLDREAYQRGTSVYFPDRCIPMLPEELSNGICSLNPRVERLTLTAEMLFTRAGTLKEASFYPSLIKSAARLTYTTVRKILVDADPETIEANSHLVADLTVMKELAERLMAKRRKRGSIDFDLPEPQIVLDLQGHTEAIVRAERNLAHRIIEEFMLAANEAVASHIESRQIPSLYRVHEPPDPVKLADFQQFIFNFGFHFRLDEGKVDPAELQRLIDEAEGKPEERMINEVLLRCMKQARYSHENLGHFGLAARCYTHFTSPIRRYPDLVVHRILKGVLAGKLTEKDVERLESTLPETAEQTSRRERVAMEAEREIVALKKVQFMRERIGETFDGYITGVSSYGFFVELVDLFVEGMVHVSTMGDDFYRYVEKQHALVGERSREMYRIGDRVRVTVAGASLERKQVEFVLAGLHEVRKRSEAADEFTRVPIRGKLPKGFAERRKSDGADGRKGAPKGGGRGRRRR; encoded by the coding sequence ATGAAACAAAAGCGTGAAACAGTGGTGCGGTTCATCCGCGAACAGGGTGGGACGGTAGCGTTTCGGGAGTTGATGCAGGCTTTCGGCGTTTCAAAAGCGCACCGCCTGAATTTCAAGGAGTTCGTGGACCGCCTGGTGTCCGACGGGGCGCTGGTGAAGCTCAGGGGGAACCAATACGGGCTTGCCGATGCACAGAACCTCGTTACTGGCCGTCTTTCGTGCCACCGTGACGGATACGGTTTTGTTACTCCCGAGGGGGGAGGGGATGACGTCTATATTCCGGCCCGCTCGCTTCGGGGAAACATGCACGGCGATCTGGTGGAGGTCCGTGTCGAGCTCGTGAAGGGGGGCGGAAAGAAAGAGGGGCGGATCGTCCGAACGATTGAACGGGGCGTCAAGAAGATTGTGGGCCGGTTCGAGGCACTAAAAGGGGGGGGGGTTCTTATTCCGGATGAAACCCGCATCTCCCACGAGATCGTCATCCCCCAGAAGTGGTCGAGCGGGGCCCGCAGCGGGCAGGTGGTGACGGCCGAAATCACGGCGTATCCTTCCGAGCGCACGAAGGCCGAGGGGAAAATCATCGAGGTCCTCGGCAATCCCGATGACCCGGAAGTCGAAGTGCGGACCATTGTGGCCAAGTACGAGCTCCCCTTCGAGTTTCCTCCCGATGTTCTTGCCGAAGCCCGTGCCGTTCCGCAGGAGGTGGGTGAAGGAGAGGTCCGCAAACGCATCGACCTCAGAAAGCACCTCACGGTAACGATCGACGGCGAGACCGCCCGCGATTTCGATGACGCCGTCTCGGTCCGGAAGGAGCAGGCAGGCAACATTCGCCTCTGGGTCTCCATCGCCGACGTGTCGCACTACGTTCGCCCCGGTTCGCCGCTGGACCGTGAGGCGTACCAGCGGGGGACATCGGTGTACTTTCCCGACCGCTGCATCCCGATGCTTCCGGAGGAACTCTCCAACGGCATCTGCTCCCTGAATCCCCGGGTCGAGCGCCTCACCCTCACCGCCGAGATGCTGTTCACGCGGGCTGGCACGCTCAAGGAGGCATCGTTCTATCCGAGCCTCATCAAGAGTGCGGCACGTCTGACATACACCACCGTGCGCAAGATCCTCGTTGATGCGGATCCCGAAACGATCGAGGCCAACAGCCACCTTGTGGCGGACCTCACCGTGATGAAGGAGCTTGCCGAGCGGCTTATGGCCAAGCGGCGCAAGCGCGGCAGCATCGACTTCGATCTTCCCGAGCCCCAGATCGTGCTCGATCTCCAGGGGCATACCGAGGCGATTGTCAGGGCGGAGCGAAACCTTGCCCATCGCATCATCGAAGAGTTCATGCTGGCTGCTAACGAGGCGGTGGCATCACATATCGAATCACGGCAGATCCCTTCGCTGTACCGTGTCCACGAGCCACCCGATCCGGTCAAGCTTGCAGATTTCCAGCAGTTTATCTTCAATTTCGGCTTTCATTTCCGGCTGGATGAAGGAAAGGTCGATCCGGCGGAACTCCAGCGGCTCATCGACGAGGCCGAGGGGAAACCCGAGGAGCGGATGATCAATGAGGTGCTGCTGCGCTGCATGAAACAGGCACGCTACAGTCATGAGAACCTCGGCCACTTCGGCCTTGCCGCCCGCTGCTATACCCATTTCACCTCTCCCATTCGCCGCTATCCCGACCTGGTTGTCCATCGGATACTCAAGGGGGTGCTGGCGGGAAAGCTGACGGAGAAGGATGTCGAGCGCCTTGAGTCGACCCTCCCCGAAACGGCCGAGCAGACGAGCCGGCGGGAGCGGGTGGCGATGGAGGCGGAGCGGGAAATCGTTGCCCTGAAGAAGGTTCAGTTCATGCGGGAGCGGATTGGCGAGACCTTCGACGGATACATTACCGGCGTCTCCTCCTACGGTTTTTTCGTAGAGCTTGTGGATCTCTTCGTGGAAGGGATGGTTCACGTGTCGACCATGGGGGACGACTTTTACCGCTACGTCGAGAAGCAGCATGCCCTGGTGGGGGAACGGAGCCGGGAGATGTACCGGATCGGCGATCGCGTCCGGGTCACCGTCGCCGGGGCCAGCCTGGAGCGGAAGCAGGTCGAGTTTGTGCTGGCGGGGCTTCACGAGGTCCGGAAGCGCAGCGAGGCGGCCGATGAGTTCACGCGTGTGCCGATCAGGGGAAAGCTGCCAAAAGGATTTGCCGAGCGCAGGAAATCGGATGGGGCTGACGGGCGTAAAGGTGCACCGAAAGGGGGCGGGCGCGGTAGACGGCGCCGGTGA